In Drosophila subpulchrella strain 33 F10 #4 breed RU33 unplaced genomic scaffold, RU_Dsub_v1.1 Primary Assembly Seq106, whole genome shotgun sequence, the sequence AAGGTGCACAAGACGACATTTCGCAGAGTAAGTGGGGACCGGGTTATTAAAGTTTAAAGAAAGGAGGACAAAAGgtaggaatttttttttacgatCTACGATCTTGTAAGGAAGAAAGGTGCACAAGACGACATTTCGCAGAGTAAGTGGGGACCGGGTTATTAAAGTTTAAAGAAAGGAGGACAAAAGGTAGGATTTTTTTTGAACACGCTCAATACAATCTATGTGTGTAATACCAGCCGGACTCCAGACAAACGAAGCATATTCCAATCTGGACCTAATGAACGAAGAAAATAGGCTTAGTTTCGTGTACGGATCTTTAAATTGCGTGgaattatgtaatttatgtgATCAATGAAAGTTAATTTGGTATTAAACATAACTCCTAGGTCCAGGGATTCATTTCTTAAGGAAAGAATATGGGAACTAATGGAATACGAGCTAAGGACATTAATTAACCGTTTGCTGTACCTAACGTAGAAACATTTTGACACGTCCAGGGGCAACTTATTACGagaacaccaatttcccacttttactaggtcattttgaagaagttcactatcggagattgaattcacagaccaaaatattttaagatcgtcCGCAAACAACAGGAATTCAGAATTTTTTATGCAATAGCTTAAATCATTAATGAAGACGATGAATAGAAGCGGACCCAATGCACTTCCCTGAGGAAGGCCGGAAGTTGCCACATACGGGTTTGAGAAAACACCATTGCACTCTACTCTATAAATCCGGTCATCTAAATAAGATTTAAACCAATTTAGTATTGATGAATGAAGTCCCAATCCTGCAATTTTTCCAACAAAGCATTATGGGAGACTTTGTCAAATGCTTTGGCGAAGTCGGTGTAGACTACATCaacaaaaaagattaaaagtaGCTAAGTTAGTGGTAGTTGACCGTCCAGGCATAAGTCCATGTTGGTTAGGACTGATGATCCGACCAGCAAGAAAAGCTGCTTAGCTACAATTCgttaaaatgtttttgagACATTACTTAGCTTTGAAATTGGcctataatttgaaacaatatttttgtaaccagACTTAGATATAGGAGAAACTGTGGCAAGTTTCCATTATGCGCAAATACGCTAGTGGAAAGAGACTTGTTAAAGATCATTTTAAGGGGCTCACAAAGAACACCTATatagtttttcaaaataaatggagAAAGGCCATCGCAGTCTAATTGTCCTGAGTCGTTAAAACTCTCAGCCGCCATATAGTAGTCAAAATTAGTGACATCTAAGCACCCAATATTTGGCATCGTGGCAATGGCACTGAGTGAATCATCGTCATTCCACAGCGAGCTCGGTTCAAAGATAGATGCAAAATACTTAGCAAATAGATTAGCGACCCCAATATCCGAGGAAGCTGAAAGACTTTCATATGACGTATGGGAAGGAAAGTAAGAGGTTGTTTGCTTAGAATTGACAAAGTGCCAGAATGATTTAGGATTGGTAATTAATTTACACTCTATATCAGCAATATATTGGGTGTATAAGAATTTATTAAGGAACTCAAACTTACGCTTATGTTGTTTGTACCGATCAAAGTCAGCAGCATCACCGCTTTCTATGTAGCgcttatagaatttatttcggagatttttatatttttttagttcttGTGTGTACCATGGTAGTCTATAAGAACTTTGAACTCTAGTTTTAGCGTATCTGCCTACAATAGTAGagagaaaatatataaaaacttCATAGCTTGTATTCACATCAGCATGCGAGAGGACTTCCGCCCATCTAATATTCGAAATATCACTATGGATAGAATCTAAACTGCTGGAATTAATACAAGTAAGAGGCACGCGAGAATTATTTgctgaaaaaatataacaagtaaTCAAAACTGCTGCTTGGGGGTATGTATGATACTGTCAGGTAAATTGTCTCCGTAGGACCAGCGAGAGATACACAGAGTTGATCGAGCAGAGAATCCTCGTTCTGAAGACAAATAGAAACGCAATGCAGCTCACGCCACACAGCAATTAAAACGCCGCTACCTCTGGAGCATCGTGTTTTAACGGAATCTCGATCTTTACGGAACACATGATAAAGATTTGTATCGAAAAATTCATTATCGAAGAAATCCATGTTGAGCCAAGTTTCAACAAAAATGACGACGTCGTGATCACCATGAGACGTTGcctgaaaataaatattgaaatttgtattgttaGCGCATATCCGGTCATCAATGGTTATGCTATCCATAATTGGTCCAGCATCATGAGAGGCTGAGAGGCTCGCCATCCAGCCAAATGTGTTGATAAAAGTTGTTGTAGAAAGTCGAACGCCAGAAAGGTAGAGACGGAGAGCGCATAACTATTCGGCGATGAAGAGTAAGAATCCAGCCGATGTTCTGGATACTTcgggagagaggcgcaagattagagccaggcggacggcgaatgTCAAGCAAAGCGGACATTAAAAGCtccagctgatgttgttgatggtgcAACGTGAGAGGCGtaagatgatgagagcgcaactccgaggagcgcgccgatacTAGAGGTGGACGGCGAATGTCGCACAaagcggacaacaaaagctccagttgatgttgttgatggtgcAACGGGAGAGAGGGGCAAGATGAGAAGAGCGcgactccgaggagcgcgccgatattagcACCAGGCGGACAGCGAATCTCGCAaagcggacaacaaaagctccggctgatgttgttAATAAAGCGTCAGGAGAGCAACGGAAAATGATGTGAGCGCAACTCCGgggagcgcgccgatattcgagccaggcggacggcgaatgtcgcacaaagtggacaacaaaagctccggcagatgttgttgatggtgcGATATCGAAgtcgaaattaaaaaaaagttatttattccGTACTATGTTAGAATAATGGTAAGTATATTGCAAAATTGGTAGAGATTTAGTTTAGTTTAGTAAGTTTAAGATaagtaatttaaaacaaatttaattttataaaaatcaaaaagggACCACTAAAATGCAACTCAGGGATGCAACAAAGCACTTGCCATTCGTCTCCACCCCTTGAATTTGGCGTGCTGCGATGAAGTGTACGGTGAACGGATCAAAAAAAgtatgttttttaaatgtttttaatgtgTTTTATATCAAAGGTCTTGTTAACTATAGTTTTTCTAACATATGGCAGTATAATAAGATCTATTTatatgtaaataaagctaGATTTATGTTACCGACGGAGCCTTGCACCGTAGCGAGTGTAGCCGTTGTTTTTGTATATGTATGTTAAGCAAATATTGTCTGGCTTATTAGCCGTTAATACGAAATcaggaaaaatatatttgataaCATTTCAACGCTTATCTACTTTTGGTAAAATTTTCCTAATTTCGACTGATGGAACAGGGATGCAAAACTTTTTCGCTACCTGttctaaaatattattagGCTTCCTAACGCTCTTCTTAACCGTTTGTAAAAAGTTTTCGAATCGATATGCAGTAAAATCTGCTATATGCCCTTGTTCCCTAACACAGTCTGTCAAATGCAATACATTAGGTACGTTGTAGGTCAACGGTTCTGGGAGATAGACTTTCCTAAATTGTTTTACAAAATAGTTTAACATATCACTTGCTGTATTTAAATGCAATGCATAGTCGTTATCTAATAGTAATCCTAATTTACCTTAAATCCCTTCGATTTTCCttcaataataaaatttaGCATTTTTTTGCAAACTCCTAGGTCTAGCAGGTGCAGAGGGTCAGGGGGAAACCAAGCAATCATGTCAATATCTAACTCTTCTATACCTATTGGGGTTTCTTTAAAAAAGGAAGGTGATGATCTAGGTACGTCCGATTCCTAAACTCAGAGTTAGTACGTAATATACTTGCAGTGTCTGAAAACGTTGTTACGGTTGGTTAACCCTTTTCCCTACACACTTCATGCAACCATTAAACGCGTTTGTCCCCCGTGTTCCCCACATTAAAGCCCGAGCTGGAGCTTCACAAATAAATGCATTAAGCTTGACTCGTACATGCCAGCCTTATTCTTTCCTTTCAGAAACAAAATTGTGAAGGTATTGATTCACATTTGATGGTTTGTAAAGTACTTGAGTATGAGCCGATCATAGTTCCCTGGAGCTACTGTTCGAataactgttttttttttaagtcttgTCTTGTCTTCAAAAGTCCCTTAGCAGAAGAAGGAACACTTATATTTTCTGATATTGAAATCTTTAATAATTCTTCTAGCTGACTTCGGTACCAAAGGCCTAATTTAATATGTAAACTGTTTTTTGGGTTATACGTAGTAATTGCAAGTCTGGGGTTTCACAACTAAAATCCTCGTCTTCAACTTCAAAATTATGTTATATATTTGGTGGATCTGCAGAATTTATAGACCGAGCTAATTCCACCTGCCTCCTTTGCGCCTTGCTGTTTAGGGTTCTCTTCGACAAGTTACTCATTTTAAATACTTCACTTCAACTTTTTTCTCAGAACTGATTGATGTGTGCCGAATTACAGGATTATATAGGGGAATAAACCGGTAACCGACCAATACGAagcaattttttttcaattgaGCCCTTTAATTTCTACCCAATTTACTAAGTACCTTGATGGAAAAACAAATGTCCATAATACCTAACACATGGCAAATTGTCTACCTGCACTTTTTAAGTAAGTACCTTAATGAAAAAACAATACACACCCAATACACGGTCCTTTATTTACCTGCACCTGTGAACTTGATTAATTAATCGTAAAAATTGAGAACGTTGCCGATggctttatttattagttAGAAAAcacaacaattttttatttataagttctATTTTGTATTAATTGGGTTTCATTTACAGAGCTACAAAATTGATCGCACGTTCGAACTAATTGATAATACAACAGGGGAAATAACAGCGGAAACCCTGAAAAGTATGGAACAAAAAATTGACGATATGATGAGTATGAAATCGCTTTATGGGTGGCTGATAAAAGCcgctaccaaaaaaaattaaataactttttttctatttaatgaatctggttaattttttttttattttgcagattgacttttacatttaataaaaatggatAACTGGGACACTGAAACAAGAATTTGGATTGTCCGCCGCTATCACGCACTGGAGTCCGTAATTTCGGTTCAAAGAGAGTATAGGCGCACGTTTGGCGGCAATCCTCCGAGCAGATGGACCATAATGAGACCTGTAAACAATTTTGCCGAGCATGGGACAGTCAACAGAAGACCTTATCATCGAAACCGTTCAGTTCGAACGGATGAAACAATCGCTGCTGTAGCTGCTGCCATACAAAACAATCGTGTTTCGACAAGAAGCTTATCTGCTCAAATGGGTGTAAGCAGACAGTCATTACAGTCAATTATGCACAAAGATTTGGACTTATTcccatataaaattcaaaatacactgaaaaaaaaattatttgagttTCTTAATGTAGCAAAATTCATCAGCAACCCTGTAGTTAAtttactaaaaatatttttcagaaCTAATGTTGCAAACGCAGTCAAAAATAATGGTGACATTGGAGGCTATGCGTTCTAATATGTTGGAGCCAAAAGGGGAGCTCCCTGTAGGTTCTGAAGAACAGCTCGCCGCTTTGGACGAAAAAGTCAAGGAGTCTCCCGAAAAATACGTATGTAAAACTTCTTAATATCTTCGTTTACTGTTACTCTAAATCttacctttttatacccttgcagagggtatattgatttcagtcagaagtttgcaacgcagtgaaggagacgtttccgaccccataaagtatatatattcttgatcagcatgactagacgagtcgatctagccatgtccgtctgtccgtccgtttctacgcaaactagtctctcagttttaaagctatcgggctgaaactttcccaaaggtcttatatcttttgcaggtagtatataagtcggaaccagccggatcggacaactatatcttatagctcccataggaataatcgaaaaaaaaatttttttttaattatattataacctccttagcttggaaataacatttttaattagttttgagttttgaattaaattttatcgaaatcggacgactatatcatatagctgccataggaacgatcaaaaaattggtgaaaaaataataggaaacaaattatagcttcggtgtttctcaacatataacctccaacgcttggaaataacattttttaattagttctgaatttcgattttaattttatcaaaatcggacgactatatcatatagcttccataacatatatcctcctacgcttggaaataacattttttaattagttctgaattccgaatttaattttatcaaaatcggacgactatatcatatagctgccataggaacgatcggaaaattggtaggaaaataatatgaaacaaattatagcttcggtgttttttgacatattatcttatagtattgggaatatcattttttgtgtttttaaatttaataattatagctgtaagggtatataagcttcggcttgccgaagctaacttcctttcttgtttttagatTACTTTATTTAGAAAGCTTTTGATTCCATTAGGACTTGTGAAAAACTTGGAGCGCATTATAAGTCGCAATTTGATTTGTAAAATGAATTACGCTGGATCTTGTGGGCAGATTTGTTTGGTAAAATATGCCAATGTAAATAATGCACTATTTTTAAAGGAACAGTCTGAAATGttgtgttttaaaaatattatttttctacattttgtatttatttaacagaAGCCACCAGGTCTGACGGCTCTAGTTTCAAGGACCACACCAAAAATGTCCGTAAAGCGCTCCAAAAGGCAAGGAACAGGGCCTACAAGgatgacaaaaaaaaataaccaaaaaggactaaaataatttttagttGCCAAAAGTTCCTTAATAgtctttaatttttgatgtAGATTAAAAAGCTAGCTAAATAAAGCATATTTTGAAGAACAAAAGAAACTTAAGCTAAATTATTTTGAGATTTTTTGAGGCAATTTTGAAGAAATTTTCCTATACTAACTCCATAGGAATTTCCTATACCCAATTCCATAGGAATTTCCTATACCCAATTTCATAGGAATTTCCTATATCCAATTCCGTAGTAATCCAATTCCATAGGAATTTCCTATATACAATTCCATAAGAAATTCCTATGTAAAAAGGCGAGGGAAATACAGGGGGTCAGGCCCGAAAAAATGAGACCCCCTGAATTTCCCTGGCCTTTTTCCATAGGAATTTCCTATGTAAAGCGTTCGCGAACGTTTCAGTACTGAACATTTTGGACAGCCTAAATAAAAGTGAATGGACTTTGTCCATAATGGGGATCTGAAACCTGCAGTCCTTTTCCATAGGAAAAATgtacattaaatttaaatgcctCGACTTCAAGTTAAGCCTTCAATTAAAACAAAGATTACCGAAAACTAAGGAAACCCTCATCGAGTCGGCGAGCGATTTTAGTAAATTGATGaacgaaattttttttgaatgaATTACTTTATTTGGGGATGGCACTCGAAAAACAAAGCCCCCATTTGCTATAATaagcataattaaattttagaaAACGTGTGagacatatttttttaatgtgttTAAGAAATGGCATCTAAAAGTTTCGCGAAGAAGTCGAACAGCTATATTACCATCTTTGACTTCTAGATTTTCTTTCGTTTCCTTCAATATTTGTTGAAATTTCAACTTTAAGCCTAGTagtcacatcgacgaaaacagCGAACtagccataggagtgagcgagaggcaaacacgcggctaacgcttttcttCGGGTCTgcttttcagcgcggtactcagataagctaaggaaataccataaaaaatactagatttcgcgagtgaatttcgatgaacgtcgttagccgcggcccaaagaatacgaaatttgatttttggcggtgttcgtgcaaaggCGATGTGAAAacctaaaattaaaaatggatggcgaagcatccgtgggacgagataaaagctttaaactactaatttacataaataaaacattcgttgaacattccatttatttttatgctaatttctttgtgcaccagcagactcttcttttttaaattacttCAGTTGATTTGTGAtcaacaagcccagctgcttgacagtaaaaccttgctacatgcattgcgggtgaacacagtcacactacaaagaatacgatttttcgactagtgaaactcttagccgatctgagtactaggctttaccaagaagaacgctgtagtcgagtacctcgactatcagataccgttactcagctaaagggacaaaagggaaatggagatatgcaagcagcaaagcgatagacagatttaagcgttatgggcgttagagtgggcgtggcaaactttttttgaatcaatcgatatgtattgacgagaccaatacatttcagttaaaattttgtatctagcatacaaattgtgggcgccacaggcttggccggtttgtgggcgttagagtgggcgtggcatatttgcgtaacaaacttgcgctgcgctcaaggctacgtaatctaaatttgaaatctcaattctccatctttgatagtttccgagatatccgcgttcatacttacgatttttgaagtttgtgggcgttaaaatgggcgtggcaaatttttttttgggtcaatcgataagtattgattCAAAATCAAAGCTGTAGGacccacagttttgggcggttcgtgggcgttagagtaggcgtggcactctgctgaaacgaacttgcgctgcgcaggaatctcaggaatctgcatgcctaatcccagtattgtagctcatATAGTTTCCAAGAAACGGAAAACGGTCGACTGGGCAGTCCAAAAGCGGGAGGGACTCGCCCAGGTTGGAATCCCGCGAAGTAGTTCCAAAGGAAGAAGAGGAAAACAAGAATGTATATAACCCATCTAAGATACCTACCGCAGGATGAAAGGCTTCGCCGTTATATAGAGGGACGTAACCGGATTTTTGCGGAACATCAGCTTAGCGGCATGCGTCTAGTCTCACGGAGAGTCCAGAAGGCAAGGGAGCGCTTCAGGATGAGGAGATCCAGACGACGAGAGGTGGTGGCGGCCGTTAAACGCATAGATTCCGCCGATCCTAGACCCTTCGCCAACGTGGAGACCTTGGGCAAACAGCTCACCGGCTTGTTAGACACAGGCGCCAGCGTAAGTGTGCTGGGCAAAGGCTGTCAACAGCTCGTGGAAACGCACGGAGTTACCGTCCAACCGTATCTTTCGGTAGTCCGGACGGCTTCTGGCGAGGATCGATCCATCATCGGACGCTTGAAGATGCCTGTGAAGTACAAGGGCGTAAGTACGCCGGTCACGTTCTACCTTTGCCCATACCTGGAACAAACTGCGTACTTCGGAGTCGACTTCTGGCGAGCCTTCGGACTAGCTCCAGCCGTCGTGGGAAAGCCGGTGACGGGAGGCGTCAATGCAGCGGAGGAAATCCATGCCAGCCAAGGTCAAGGAGGAGTTCCTTACCTTTGAAAGGGACGTTCTCGGAGTCACCAGCATGGAGAGGCATTCCATTGAGCTGATGGAAGGAGCTCGGGTGTTTAAGGATCGTCCGTATCCGATGTCTCCGGCGAAGCAGAAGGTGGTCGAAGATGAAATCGACAAGATGTTGGAGCTGGGTGTCATCGAGGAGAGCAAAAGCCCTTGGAGCAATCGGAAAACAGTAGTGTCGAAGCAAGGGAAAGACAGGTTCTGTCTGGATGCCCGGAAGTTGAACGCATTGACCATTAAAGATGCATACCCTCTGCCCAGTTTTGAGGGAATCGTCTCCAGGATAGATCAAACGCATTGGATGAGAGAAGCAAGGAGTACACGGCGTTTACGGTTCTAAGCAGGCCGTTGTACCAGTTTCGAATGATGCCATTCGGGCTGTGCAACGATGCACAACGCTTAGTGTGGCTCATGGATCGGGTGATACCAGCGGAGCTCAGATCCGACGTCTTCGACTACTTGGACGACCTGCTATTCCTCGCTCCAGGTTTTCAGACGCACTTGAAATACTTGCATCGAGTAGCCCACAGTCTGAAAGCAGCCGGATTGACCAAAGGGTCAAAGAAGTTGAAGTCTTGCTTCAAATCGTTGACTAACCTAGAGTTTATAGTCGGAGGTGGGCTGCTGCGGATGGATCCTGGACGGGTTTCGGCAATTCAGAAGATGCCTTACCCGAAGTCAATGAAGGAAGTCCGAGCCTTCCTCAGCACAGCGGGATGGTATCGACGGTTCGTTAAGAACTTCGCTACGCTAGCCGCACCACTCCCCGAGTCCTTGAAGAAGGCTGGAAACACCAAGTGTCCAAGTGTCACCAAGTCCCAACGCCACACAGGCAGTGGGTGACCTGATTTCAAGAAATATTTCTACATCCATTGCGACGCATCCCACGTTGGCGTCGGCGCAGTATTGTTTCAGCGGAACCAGGACGGAGACGAGCAGCCTATCGCGTTCTTCTCGGCCAAGATGAACAAACACCAGGTTAATTACTCGGTCACGGAAAAGGAGTGTCTGGCGGCCATCCTAGCCATTCGGAAGTTCAGACCGTATGTGGAAGGGGTGCCGTTCACATGCATTACTGATAACGCCAGCCTTAATGGTTGATGACAATGAAGGATCTGTCCGGACGACTCGCAAGGTGGTCCCTCCAGCTGCAGGGCTACGATTTCAGCATTGAACATCGCAAAGGCAGCGAGAATGTAGACGCCGACCCTCTATCCCGCATCATCGAGGAAATCCGGATAGATCCGACAAATAACTGCGATTCGAGACGACCGAATTTGCTGCGAGGGATTACACGGAATTAGTGCAAGACGTGGAGTCCAACAGGGAGCACTTACCGGACCTCAAGGTGGACGGCGGACTTATCTTCAAGCGCAAAACCTGACGCACAGCTTGATAGAGCGTGCTCATTCGGACCCCAAGGCTAGCCATGGCAGAATGACGAAGACCTTGGAGACCCTGCGACGCCAGTTCTATTGGCCAGGGATGACTATCCAGGTGCGGGAATACGTCCGGAGTTGCGAGGTGTGCAAGGAGTCCAAGCCGCCAAGCTTCCGGGCCGGAATCGGAAGAAGGGTAGAGACGGAGAGACCATTCCAGAAACTGTACATCGATTTTCTGGGCAAGTATCCGAGGTCCAAGAGTGGACACGCCTGCATATTCATCGTGGTGGACCACTTCTCCAAGTACACCTTCTTAAAGGCGATGAAGGAGGCGAATGCGTCGAACGTAGTAAATTTCCTGGTAAACGAGGTATTTTACAAGATCGGGTGCCTGAGACGATACATTCGGACAACGGCAAACAGTTCGTATCCAAGGCGTTTGAGGAGATGATCGATGGCTTCGGCATACAGCACATGAGGACTCCCGTATGCTCACCACAGAGCAATGCCGCGGAGAGGGTTAACCGTAATGTCTTGGCCGCAATTCGCAGCTTCTCAGACGAAGATCACCGGGAATGGGATGCACATCTGCCGGAGATTGAGGTGGCCATCCGAAACACTGTCCACTCAGCCACAGGGGAAGCGCCGTTCTTCACCGTATTCGGCCATCACATGTTCCTCAGCGGTTCCAGCTATAAGCTAGCCAGACGACTCAGGTCCCTGGTCGACCATGAAATGGCCGGAATACAGACCAAGGACAAGTAATCCACGGCAAGGTGCAGAAGCAACTGGAGAGTGCATACCAGACGAGCCGGCAGCGCTACGATAAGCGAGCCCGTACGCTGCTCGCCAAGCCAGGCCAAGAAGTCTTCCGCCGCAACTTCGTGCTGAGTGATTTCAGCAAAGTTTGCTCGCAAGTTCCTTTAAGCCAGGGTGGTCAAGTCCGTCGGCAGCAATGCATACTTTCTGGAGGACGTCCAAGGCCGCAGTCTGGGAGTGTATCACGTCAAAGACATCCGGTTGTGATCTGAAAGAAGGACAAAACAAAGTATACGAGCATCGCGATCACATCTGCTATACTTCCCGTCATGCGTGGGCCCCGCGTTAGGCGCCGATCGAACTGTAGGATTGTATCAGTGCCGTGTTGAGTCCCATCGTATCTCcaaatctaaaaattatttcGTCGTTCTGCTGAAACTCCGGGTAGCGCCTAGAGGtgcagaaacatcgatgttcgtgtccatcgatgttttcaaaaaaaaacatcgagtgaaacatcgatgtttaaaaaaaaaaagaaagaaaatgcAAAAAGAACAGAAACAGCACAATCAGTAACATGAGATTTATTTGAGATCATTTAAAGTGTATATTTCTATTCAGGAACAAAAGTTGATCAACAACTTCAGGTTTAAGCCTTGTCCTGCGGTCAGATATGGTTTGTCCAGCTTTGCTGAATACTCGTTCAGACTCACAGGACGAGGCTTGTAtacagaaaaatttttttgcaaCCAATTTCAGTTCGTTGTCAGCAGTCatctgtaaaaaatatttcttatttaaCATGTTAgtcataattatttaaaaattatacctCCCAATACTTCAAGGGGTCGCAAGTGTCAGGaatgttttctttttccaTATATTGCCTTGTGGCAATAATGGCATCGGCTCTGGTAGACTTTACTTTAGGCTTATTTtgcaaaaatgaaaatttgctGCTTGCCTCGTTTGAAGTTGATTCTGGTGTTGGTGGACGTCGTGGAGTTGTTGATTTAAGAGAGAGCAATTCCAGCTCCAACGCTTTAGCTGCTTGGTCTGGGTTTGAACTTCGGAGAAAGCCATCTTTTTTGAAGCGAGGATCAACGAGAGTAGCGATGCGAGGAATTGTGCGCGTTTCAAAGGAATCAAGTCTTTCCACTAAGCGTTTCTGAACAAGGTCATATATATCTTTTCCTTCCTGTGTTCGCAACTGTGCATTTAATTGATTCATTTTATGATGAATCTCGGCAATGACTGGAATAATTAGCGACACAGACACTTTTGTGTTAGTCGAC encodes:
- the LOC119558507 gene encoding zinc finger BED domain-containing protein 4-like, with product MNQLNAQLRTQEGKDIYDLVQKRLVERLDSFETRTIPRIATLVDPRFKKDGFLRSSNPDQAAKALELELLSLKSTTPRRPPTPESTSNEASSKFSFLQNKPKVKSTRADAIIATRQYMEKENIPDTCDPLKYWEMTADNELKLVAKKFFCIQASSCESERVFSKAGQTISDRRTRLKPEVVDQLLFLNRNIHFK